In a genomic window of Scyliorhinus torazame isolate Kashiwa2021f chromosome 5, sScyTor2.1, whole genome shotgun sequence:
- the LOC140421352 gene encoding leucine-rich repeat and immunoglobulin-like domain-containing nogo receptor-interacting protein 1 — MKLMRPWGRTLLLAVRPPLLPLLLLLGTGLGCPSDCLCWSPNRTVSCSSRGLESLPRGIPAGTRALDLSDNRLERLDWGPGRGLSRRLEELELGHNRLRELESGALERLQRLGLGHNLLRYLQPGTLRGLAALRSLELAGNPLLLLGDHTFRGLAALRTLSLGSPELAWAGLNQLTVRGAALTWPPGPALSPLLNLTALRLLAFPKAAALPGRPFQDLSRVRLLEIDSWASLAQLGPDCLQGLNLVWLSITRCNLSTVPYASLRTQAYLRFLNLSYNPISAIRGALLQHVTRLEELRLVGGRLRVIHDFAFRGLVYFRLLDVTANQLASLPAAAFHSLASLQSLGLGLNLLACDCRLLWIVRRRHRLLGPQPPTCTSPPSLRRRRLPEAAGSLPASTFSCRRPRIRDKRPQRLQAREGQTVTICCSADGQPPPLILWLNPRRQRLGHPEAGMSLPGAGMSLPGGLGLVSENLGLNPEDRGLLPGRPDPSLPPAPPLLSGPAVGRSRLLPDGSLQITSVRRMDSGTYRCVARNAGGNDTASASLQVRPLSLQELGLARRSDSRAKAGLRPGYPFDTHTLLVATTMGFASFFTVVSLCFTLLFIWSRASGPIKHNNIDVDFVPHAGGGGRGGDGDDAKFNMKVV, encoded by the exons ATGAAGCTAATGAG GCCGTGGGGCAGGACGTTGTTGCTGGCAGTGaggcctcctctcctccccctgctcctcctcctgggcACGGGGCTCGGCTGCCCCTCCGACTGCCTCTGCTGGAGCCCCAACCGGACGGTGAGCTGCTCGTCCCGGGGGCTGGAGTCGCTGCCGCGGGGGATCCCGGCTGGCACGCGGGCGCTGGACCTAAGTGACAACCGGCTGGAGAGGCTGGACTGGGGCCCGGGACGGGGCCTGAGCCGCCGGCTGGAGGAGCTGGAATTGGGCCACAACCGGCTGCGGGAGCTGGAGTCCGGCGCCCTGGAGCGGCTGCAGCGCCTGGGCCTCGGCCACAACCTCCTGCGCTACCTGCAGCCCGGAACCCTCCGCGGCCTGGCCGCCCTGCGCAGCCTGGAGCTGGCTGGCAACCCGCTGCTGCTGCTCGGCGACCACACCTTCCGCGGCTTGGCCGCCCTGCGCACCCTCAGCCTGGGCTCCCCCGAGCTGGCCTGGGCCGGCCTCAACCAACTCACCGTCCGCGGTGCCGCGCTGACCTGGCCACCCGgtcctgccctctcccccctcctcaacctgaccgccctccgcctgcTGGCCTTCCCCAAGGCCGCCGCCCTGCCCGGccgccccttccaggacctctccCGCGTCCGCCTGCTGGAAATCGACTCCTGGGCCTCACTGGCCCAACTAGGCCCCGATTGCCTCCAGGGCCTCAATTTGGTTTGGCTCTCAATCACCCGCTGCAACCTCAGCACTGTGCCCTATGCCAGCCTGAGGACTCAGGCCTACCTGCGCTTCCTCAACCTCTCCTATAATCCCATCAGTGCCATCCGCGGAGCGCTGCTGCAGCACGTAACCCGCCTGGAGGAGCTGCGATTGGTGGGCGGCCGTCTGCGCGTCATCCATGACTTTGCCTTCCGCGGCCTCGTCTACTTCCGGCTGCTGGACGTCACGGCCAATCAGTTGGCCAGCTTGCCGGCTGCTGCCTTCCACTCGCTGGCCTCCCTCCAGAGCCTGGGCCTCGGCCTCAACCTGCTGGCCTGCGACTGCCGCCTGCTCTGGATCGTCCGCCGGCGCCACCGCCTCCTGGGCCCCCAGccgcccacctgcacctccccgccgTCCCTCCGCCGCCGCCGCCTGCCCGAGGCCGCCGGCTCCCTCCCTGCCAGCACCTTCAGTTGCCGCCGGCCCCGCATCCGCGACAAGAGGCCGCAGCGGCTGCAGGCCCGAGAGGGCCAGACCGTCACCATCTGCTGCTCGGCCGACGGCCAGCCGCCGCCCCTCATCCTGTGGCTCAACCCACGGCGCCAGCGGCTGGGCCACCCCGAGGCGGGGATGAGCCTCCCCGGGGCGGGGATGAGCCTCCCCGGGGGCCTGGGCCTAGTATCTGAAAATCTGGGCCTGAACCCCGAGGACCGCGGCCTCCTCCCTGGGCGTCCGGACCCCAGcctgccccccgcgcccccgcTCCTCTCCGGACCCGCCGTGGGCCGCAGCCGCCTCCTGCCAGACGGCAGCCTGCAGATCACCTCGGTCCGCCGCATGGACTCCGGCACCTATCGCTGTGTGGCCCGCAACGCCGGCGGCAACGACACGGCCTCGGCCTCGCTACAGGTGCGGCCACTCTCGCTACAGGAGCTGGGACTGGCTAGGCGCTCCGACTCCCGGGCCAAGGCCGGCCTACGGCCCGGATATCCCTTCGACACCCACACGCTGCTGGTGGCCACCACCATGGGCTTCGCCTCATTCTTCACCGTGGTGTCGCTCTGCTTCACTTTACTCTTCATCTGGAGCCGGGCCAGCGGGCCCATCAAACACAACAACATCGATGTCGACTTCGTGCCACACGCGGGCGGGGGCGGCAGAGGTGGCGACGGGGATGACGCTAAATTCAACATGAAGGTGGTCTGA
- the LOC140421386 gene encoding uncharacterized protein, giving the protein MEKRWKCGDCGKGFGVPSQLETHRRSHTGERPFTCSQCGKGFTQGSHLRTHQRVHTGERPFTCSQCGKGFTEASILRKHQRVHTGEKPFTCSQCGKGFTQVTGLRRHQRVHTGERPFICSQCGKGFSQVSNLRRHQRVHTGERPFTCSQCGKGFSQGSNLRRHQRVHTGERPFTCSQCGKGFAQGSQLQTHQRFHTGERPFTYSQCGKGFTEASILRKHQRVHTGETSFICSLCGERFSQLSRLRKQQRVHTGEKPFTCSQCGKGFTQVTGLRRHQRVHTGERPFICSRCGKGFSQVSNLRRHQRVRTGETPTTSRCETGLHVSSHLL; this is encoded by the coding sequence atggagaaacggtggaaatgtggggactgtgggaagggattcggagtCCCATCGcagctggagactcatcgacgcagtcacactggggagaggccgttcacctgctctcaatgtgggaaaggatttactcaaggaTCCCacctgcggacacatcagcgagttcacaccggagagaggccgttcacctgctctcagtgtgggaaaggatttactgaagcatctatactacggaaacatcagcgagttcacactggggagaagccattcacctgctctcagtgtgggaagggattcactcaagtaaccggcctgcggagacaccagcgagttcacactggggagagaccattcatctgctctcagtgtgggaaaggatttagtcaagtatcaaacctgcggagacaccagcgagttcacactggggagaggccattcacctgctctcaatgtgggaaaggattttctcaaggatccaacctgcggagacaccagcgagttcacactggggagaggccattcacctgctctcagtgtgggaaaggatttgctcaaggatcccagctgcagacacaccagcgatttcacaccggagagaggccgttcacctactctcagtgtgggaaaggatttactgaagcatctatactacggaaacaccagcgagttcacactggggagacgtcgTTCATCTGCTCTCTTTGTGGGGAGAGATTCAGTCAGTTATCCCGCCTGCGgaaacagcagcgagttcacactggggagaagccattcacctgctctcagtgtgggaagggattcactcaagttaccggcctgcggagacaccagcgagttcacactggggagagaccattcatctgctctcggtgtgggaaaggatttagtcaagtatcaaacctgcggagacaccagcgagttcgcaCTGGGGAGACGCCGACCACCTCTcgatgtgagacgggattgcatgtttcatcgcATCTGCTGTGA